Part of the Megalobrama amblycephala isolate DHTTF-2021 unplaced genomic scaffold, ASM1881202v1 scaffold443, whole genome shotgun sequence genome, AACTTTTAGTTATGTTGTAGGCCCCTACGGGTTGGCCTCCGTGACTCTGTGCCTACAGTATGctctgtctgttaggttgagcttcgtacttccctttgggttgactgtgtaattgtgcttagctggtcattggttgtagacttctatgaagtctcccgttcagacaagccccaggctggtttgtgctcccctgtaccaGGGTTTTCGAAGTCGATTGAGTGAGGAAAGATGTTTAAACGAGGAAAGATGTTGTTTGAACGAGGAAAGATGTCGTTTGAAGGAGACAAGATGTTGTTTGAACGAGGAAAGATGTCGTTTAAATGAGGAAAGATGTCATTTGAAGGAGATGTCATttgaacgagaaaagatgtcgtttgaGCAAGGAAAGATGTTGTTTGAATGAGGAAAGATGTCGTTTGAACAAGAAAAGATGTTGTTTGAGCGAGGAAAGATGTCATTTGAACGAGCAAAGATgtcaaaaaacatgaaagtgagtggcatttacacccactcgagcgatttgtttgctaaactaaagaagtcattcagcatcattGAGAGGTAAAAAGGAAGTGAATTGATGGTCTTGCGAGAGATGGGTAGATCAGGTAGATTTTGCAATCGGTGTGTAACAATCATATCGCACCTGGAACACGTCTCGACTTGCCGttgcttctctatcgtcatcgtgttatacccacgaatagcgagcaaggtggataagccagtctgtgattggttcccgcaaaagtgtaacagaagcagtagaaatgaatgtacaggTTTCTAGACTAAGTTGCCTGGCGAAATAAAATTGCCgacagatcaggctgggttgtTGTCTGCACCCTAGTTTAaataacatacagtacattATAGAGCCGTCAtctttcaattcaattcaaagttTGTCACAAATGTAAATTTGGCATGTCCCATGGACTgtgcaataatatatatatatatatatatatatatatatatatatatatatatatactagaatataaaaatactttatataAAGTATGTAGAATTCATTTTTGTAAAACAAATTTTTTCTTCTTGTCCAGCAAAAAGATGATGTCAGTTCCACACCTGCTCCTTGAGACATTGGAGGGTCTGGGCAgtaaaaaactgaaaaagttTAGATGGCTTCTAAAGCATGATGGTCTTGCTACAGCTGCTGATTTGGAGAAGGCAGAAGAAGCTACTAACACTGTGGATCTGATGTTGGATCGTTGTGAACCAGAAGGAGCTGTGATGATCACGCTTAAAATCCTGAGGAACATGAAAGAAAACTCTCTGGCTAAACAGTTAGAGGAGAAGCAAAAAGGTAACTAGAGCTGCAAGTCAACAACGCCATTTCACCAATTACAGTGAAAACAGTCAGTGTACATCTTCTGTGCAGGATTTGAACACACAACCTCTAATTATCAGCTCATAATGATTGTCAGGTTTAGCTAGTTTCACAGGAGTTGAGAGTCTGTGCACAAAATCGTTTTATTAACACTGTACATTTTGACTGAAGCTGGGCACACATTTTACGACTAGCTAAACATTCtgagactgtgctcaacatacaagcgattgtttcctgcgactgaagcagatttaaatacttacacacaGAATTTGTACACCGACTGTAATCACAGACTGAATGCAGTtggctctgactggacacgtttgagcgcgatcagtcataacgGTATCAATTTACAATTATAATCGGCCTTTTACAATCGTTatgtgtgtgcgcggcttaaaaCAATTTGATTCAATTTTAAGTGCTATGAACatggcttgacattaacttttttgttcactagccactgtggctagtgatTTTCCAAAGTtgctagccactcagcattttgtaTAATGctttaataattaaatgcaaCCAAACATCTAGTTTAAACTTAGTGCTCTCTTATGACCTGCCTCTCCTCCCGCTCAGATATTGCATATGTGTGTGCGCTCAAACTGTTTCTTGTGCACTCGTGTATCTCTTGCActagaaattaatttgcttctGTATTAAACACTGTCAGAAgtcatcagccaatcagaatagaCAACTGATAGAcaactgatccatgaaaatgctattgaaatcttatttttttaatacgTTCAAAGGCAGGACAGCAgtcccactgaaattctgtCAGAGGCTCCTAGGGCATATGGCAGCCACAGCGGCAGTAACCCCACTCattttgcttcatatgagaccgcttcaactcTGGCTTCACAGCTGAGTCCCGAGATGGACGGAATGCCACAGAGCCTTCAGCCTGTGGCAGACCCCTTGTTTcttcgggcaggagtgcccctagaacaggtGTCCCGGCTTGCTGTGGTGTTCACAGATGTCTCTGCcgccggctggggtgccacgtaccaTGGGCATGCAGTATCAGGGGTTTGGACAGGACCCCATCTGCagtggcacatcaactgcctcgagttgtTAGCAGTATGCCTTGCCCTGAGCCTCCTGAATGGGCCATTACAGGGCAAGCATGTGCTGGTCCGCACAGACAACACTGTGACTGTTGCGTACATCAaacgtcaaggtggtctacacTCCCGTCGCATGTAGCAGCTCGCCCGCCATCTACTCCTTGGTGTTAGAAGTGTCTGAGGTCGATTTGTGTCATTCGTGTTCCTGGTGTGCTCAACCATTCGGCCAACAAGCTCTCACAAGCGGTGCTGCcgggagagtggcgactccacccccaggtggtccagctgattttgAGAAAGTTCAGAGAGAGCTCAGGTTGACCTGTTTGCCTCGCAAGAAAGCTCTCACTGCCAGCTGTTTTACTCCCTGTctgagggaacactcgggacagatgcactggcacacGCTGGCACCGGGGCCTTCgcaatatgcgtttcccccagtgagcctacttgcacaaaCTTtgttgcagcaagggttggagtgTAGGCAAAGTTCATGCTGCCACAATTTAAGCAACCACGACCACATCGATGGCAAGTCTGTTGGtaagcacgacctggtcgtcaggttccttaggggggcgagacgatTAAAATCCTCATTGACActcctccataccctcttgggaccttgctctggtgctaagagcattCCAGAATGCTCCCTTTGAGCTTTTACGGTAAGCAGaattaaagattctgtctatgaagactttctTGCTGgctgcattggcctccatcaagagggtatgGGACCTGCTGGCATTTTTGAACAATGAATtgtgcctagagttcgggccgggtgaagGCCACATGGTACTGACACCCTGAGATTCCTATTCATCAGTCTACCCAACGTACgcctccattccctccttcagggatcGAGGGTTACCTATGTAACTGAGACGTTTCAAAGGTTATTTACTTGGTTTTATTGCTGAAATCAGTGTATATTCGGACTATGAATTGTATTGCAATACTTGcgtcatttcatttttggaacaCAGAAGTAGCAATAGtgtgttgttgaaaacactttgtgaaactgtttaaaacatatagcttaCTTGACCACTGCTTTCAGCGGCAATGCAAAAGCAAGTTTAAATAATCCAGTATGATCGAATATAACTGATATCCACATAAccgaatcattgtcatttaggaataagttTGCATTGTTTTGATTATTTGTGCATACATAAGAGCTTATAGCTGAAGTATTTTCGTAAGTTATGCTTtaccagacctcaaaagaaaaTCACTATAGGTGATATATTTGTTCTccacattttatgtatttaggGAATGATGATctgaccctgatcttgttctGTCCTAAattagtagattttttttttttgccagccGCTTGTACTGAAATCATCGGTGGATCTGCCACACTGCAACGCAATCCTCTCCGCTCCCTGGCTGATCTAGAGACGAGACGTGACTCTgagcgatcagcggagacgagACGTTGCTCTGGATGATCAACGCAGACATGGTGGAGTGTTGTAGTAGCCGCCATTTTGTGCGTGTTGTCTGTAGCGGCAGCCATTACATGACGAGATGAAGTGCCGTGttcctccgcgacacccacCGTAAAGCTAGAGCCACTCAGTTGTAATGCCCGATCTATATATTGTTCTAGAGTCCCATCAGGTTCATGCAATGGCATGACGGAACTAAGCGGATCAGATAGTCCACCGCGAAAGAATATCATGAGGCAATCCTCACTAAAACACGTTAATGGTGCCAGTTCAATAAAGTCCATGACATACTCCTCAATGGATCTGTCTCCTTGACGGAGACCTATTAGCTGGGCAGATGGATTTATATTGGAGGTGACAGAAACACTCACGGTAGCTGCTGGATCTTTGTGTGGGCGAGGTCTTCTGTAATGAAGGGAgactcaggcagagatccaaatgcagcgttttatttaaagtgagcgtggtcgtacaggcagggtcaggcaggagcaaacaggtacagcaagggacaggcagagacgtggtcaggatacaggcggtagatcaggacaggcagatatcactcacaggtcaGTATACaaagcaagggtcaggacaggcagcacaGGATCGTAGACGggaaacagacaggcagacaggataaaTGTTCAGAATTGTACACCATGTGAAAACAAGACctcgcaatgtgtgtgtgtgagtgagagtcctaaatagtccagataatgagctgcagctgggtgtggtgattggTGATTAGCAtggagtgtgtgcaggtgactggcagggaggattatgggaattggagtccggAACTGAACAGGAACGTGACAGGAACAGATGGTGATCGTAacaagcaacatgctaacgaaacatttagaaagacaatttacaaatatcactaaaaatatcatgatatcatggatcatgtcagttattattgctccatctgccatttttcgctgttgtccttgcttgtaaatattgtattgtcttatatatgttttattttaccagttgtggaatccaaccattcaaccatctgaggtaatgTAGTAAGTCtactaatattattaaattgtaaagaaattaaatatctATCTTTGTTGAAAGAATTCCAGgtgcagttcactctcagccaataagatttcaatagcattttcatggatcagatGTCTATCAGTTGtctattctgattggctgatgacTTCTGACAGTGTTTAATACagaagcaaattaatttctagtgcaagagcacggagagattcacGATCACACAGGACACAGTTTGAGCGCGCACACATatgcaatatctgagcgagaggagaggcaggtCATAAGAGagtactgtatatttgagagcgCGTGTCCAGATTTTTGcaagagcaaaggaaatccgcaCGTGAGGTTAACATGTATGTGCTCTTGTGTCGTCATAATGCACTCTTGACCATACTAACACCAtatattaactctttccccaccattgacagaattttccggtTATCAgtattttcactgttatacatgGAATACCCGGATTGCATACTATATTTGCCAGCTTCTCCTAAATACAACTCAAGAACACTTAACTCAGTATGGAATCTGTGCTCAGAAAGGCATCCCAGATACCAAGCAACCACTGAAACAATGTTACATCATGTTAACTGCATTGAATCAACATCAATTttacaaaatgcatgcagttctgtttattaaatgctAGAGCgcaaaaagttatggactgcagctttgaATTTAGTTTAAcccaaaattaaataaattcacaTTAATTACATGCTCACTTTATTAGCACATTATAAATactaatgtaaataaaatgagtAAACTTGATTTTTAAATTAGTGCATGGTATTTTTAGAGTAACATACTTACAGTGGATTATGGTAAAGAACTGCACAATTAGCAGTAAATTAGTTGCTagtattttacttttaatttacactacagtttttacagtgtaggtttACTTCCCTCTTAATACATATTCACTATGAATAAATAACTTTGTGAAaatgaaatgacattttaaatcaaTACTGGAAAACAGTGACTAAAAGAAATGTATCATTGTTTTGTCAAATAAGCAGGGAAAAACAAGGACATTGGAAGAGCAGGAGTCCAGCCACATCAACACCTACAGCTGGAAAAGACAATACAGCATGTATTTCAGAGACTCCATATTGAAGTCAAAAACCTCAACAAACTGAGAGATGCAGATGTTCTTCAGATAACTGTTCATTCATTACAGTCTCATGAGTCTTGTGCTGAAGAAGAGCTGATCCAAACTTTCATACAAAAACTACTGATGATGAACTACAGAGCAAGATACATTCATGTTAGAGATCACTATGAACAGGATCAGATACAACAAAGAGACAGTGACTCGTTTGAAGATGAGggtgatatttttgatgaaatgtcTTTGTCTAACAAAGGAATGAGTCAGTCTGACCATATTCACCCGATGGATGTCCAGATGTCTGCGTTTCATTGTGCTGATGGTTTCCTGAAGCAGCTGATGGTCACTAAACTGTCCCAGTGTCAGTACGCTCTGCCTCTGCTTGTTCCTGATCCATTCACACAACAGATTGAGTTTCCTCTCTGGACATTCAGACAAATCCACAAGAGCTGGAAGATCAGAAACACCAACAATGAGATCATCAGTCAAACCCAGCAGATCTACAAGGCTGAAACTCCAATGGTGTTTTTCTTCAGGTTTGGCTCTGTGTCTTCATCCAAGTCTCAGCTGATGAACAGTCTGATCAATGAGAAACACAACACGTTCTTCCACAGGTACTGCCCAGGCAGCAGCAGAACCAGAGTCCTGATGGATGGAGTGGTGGAGATCGCCTGGTTCTGCCCCTCTGGGAAAAACACGGATAAATTCAGTGATTGTGTTTCGTTCTGTAATCTACACGGTGATGCAGGAGACCATGAGAAACAGCTGCAGATCCTCACTGAAATGAGCTCAGTCAATGTTGTTATTCTGCCACGACTGGACAGGAATGACAGAAATGCTGCAAAGATCCAAAACCTGTACAGAAACAGAAAGCCACTCATCTGTCTTTTTACTGAGGATGAATCTACTGTAACTGAGATGAAGAAAGGGAAATTCAAAATTGGTCTGAAAGACAGAAATCAGTCAGATGTTTCTGAAGATCTCAGAAGAGCGATAAATGATTGTCTCTCAAAATCATCTTCCACTATCAGACTTGAAGATGTGTCCAAACACTCAGACATCAGAGTAGATGAGGAAGAGGATGAAGACTGCAGGAGAGGAAGAGCAGCAGCACATCAAATGATGAGTTTACTGGAGAAGAAACATCTGACGGAAATCAAAGACTCATTTCTGCCTCATCAGGGGAAACTGTGGCATCAGTGGAGTCAGAAGAACAAAAAACTACATCGAGGATATAAGACAAAAATGGGCATCTTCAGAAAATATGCAAAGATGAAGAAAATCCGCCAACAGCAGCATGAATCTGATATCAGTGAGTTTATGAAGCTCTTCATTAGACAAATAAATTCAGATACTGCAAATAAGACGTTTTTCCTCAAATGGCTCAGAATCCTCCTGGATGAATATACATCAGCTGATCTTTCTGCTCTACATTACAAATATCATAAGAAGTGGTCAGCCGTCTTAAAACTGAAAGAGAATAAATCTGTTCATCTCAGAGATGAACAAGCAGAACTTGAGAGAATATCTGAGGATCTTCAAGCTGCAGCCTTTGGTCTGGAGCACATCATGAGGGAGATCGGTCAGATCTATGAATCATGTTCATCTGTGAATGAGAACAAGAAAGACCTGGAGGTTCACTTCTCTTCTCTCCCGATTCTTGCAGCAGAGATGATGATCTCTGGATTTCCACTGGAGCTGATGGATGGAGATGCTGCTCATGTTCCTCTGATCTGGATCTCTGCTGTTCTAGATGAACTCATCCAGAAACTGGGAGACCAGAGAGTCTTTGTGCTGTCAGTTTTAGGGCTTCAGAGCTCTGGGAAATCCACCATGCTGAATGCCATGTTTGGACTCCAGTTTGCCGTCAGTGCTGGCAGGAGAACCAGAGGAGCTTTCATGCAGCTGGTCAGAGTGTCAGACGAgatgaaaacacagatgaacTTTGACTATATTCTGGTTGTTGATACTGAGGGTCTTCGTGCTCCAGAACTGACTGGAAGATCAACAAGACATCATGACACTGAACTGGCCACATTTGTTGTTGGTCTTGGAAATCTGACATTGATCAACATCTTTGGAGAAAACCCGTATGAGATGCAGGACGTTCTTCAGATCATTGTTCGGGCCTTCATGAGGATGAAGAAGGTCAGACTGAATCCcagctgtgtgtttgtgcatcagAACGTTTTAGATGTCACAGCTGGAGAGAGAAACATGGAGGGAAGGAGACGACTGCAGGAGAAACTGGATCAGATGACAAAACTCGCTGCTGAAGATGAAGTCTGTGATGTTGAATGTTTCAGTGATGTCATTAGATTTGATGTTCAGAAAGATGTGAAGTATTTTGCTCAGCTCTGGGAGGGAAACCCACCAATGGCTCCACCAAACCCAAACTACTGTGACAATATTCAAGAACTGAAGAAAACTATTATGTCTCATGCAACAAATTCAGATGGAATGATACTGAAAGACTTAAAAGATCATATTAAAGATCTCTGGGAGGCTTTACTGAAGGAACGATTCATCTTCAGCTTCAGGAATTCTCTGGAGATTTCAGTCTACAGGAAACTGGAGACCAAATACAGGAAGTGGTTCTGGAATTTTCGTAGAGCCATGATGGAAACTGAGAACAAACTacacaacaaaaaaagagaatGAAGTGATTCATGAGGTTGAATTGAAGAAACCAATGTCTGAATTCATTGAGGAAGACAAAGATAAAGAAAGATAAAGAAATACTGATTCAGAGATTAAATTCAAAGAGCTTCAGGAAAACaatgtgagagaaaaaaagaggaaattAGGAAATTATGAGATTCCTCAGCAGCGAAAGAGAAAGATTGATGATCAGAGGATAAATCTTGAAAACACTCTATGAAAAGAGCAAAGAACTCGCCTTAATACTCAGagacaaaacaaatgaagaaaCACTGAAGAAAGAGTTTGATTTGTTCTGGGAACAGAGTGTGAAGAAGATCATCAGAGACACTCCTGCAATCAGAGACATTGATGTAAT contains:
- the LOC125261624 gene encoding interferon-induced very large GTPase 1-like isoform X2, yielding MKNSLKPGKIITCQNGQKWSKKMMSVPHLLLETLEGLGSKKLKKFRWLLKHDGLATAADLEKAEEATNTVDLMLDRCEPEGAVMITLKILRNMKENSLAKQLEEKQKGKNKDIGRAGVQPHQHLQLEKTIQHVFQRLHIEVKNLNKLRDADVLQITVHSLQSHESCAEEELIQTFIQKLLMMNYRARYIHVRDHYEQDQIQQRDSDSFEDEGDIFDEMSLSNKGMSQSDHIHPMDVQMSAFHCADGFLKQLMVTKLSQCQYALPLLVPDPFTQQIEFPLWTFRQIHKSWKIRNTNNEIISQTQQIYKAETPMVFFFRFGSVSSSKSQLMNSLINEKHNTFFHRYCPGSSRTRVLMDGVVEIAWFCPSGKNTDKFSDCVSFCNLHGDAGDHEKQLQILTEMSSVNVVILPRLDRNDRNAAKIQNLYRNRKPLICLFTEDESTVTEMKKGKFKIGLKDRNQSDVSEDLRRAINDCLSKSSSTIRLEDVSKHSDIRVDEEEDEDCRRGRAAAHQMMSLLEKKHLTEIKDSFLPHQGKLWHQWSQKNKKLHRGYKTKMGIFRKYAKMKKIRQQQHESDISEFMKLFIRQINSDTANKTFFLKWLRILLDEYTSADLSALHYKYHKKWSAVLKLKENKSVHLRDEQAELERISEDLQAAAFGLEHIMREIGQIYESCSSVNENKKDLEVHFSSLPILAAEMMISGFPLELMDGDAAHVPLIWISAVLDELIQKLGDQRVFVLSVLGLQSSGKSTMLNAMFGLQFAVSAGRRTRGAFMQLVRVSDEMKTQMNFDYILVVDTEGLRAPELTGRSTRHHDTELATFVVGLGNLTLINIFGENPYEMQDVLQIIVRAFMRMKKVRLNPSCVFVHQNVLDVTAGERNMEGRRRLQEKLDQMTKLAAEDEVCDVECFSDVIRFDVQKDVKYFAQLWEGNPPMAPPNPNYCDNIQELKKTIMSHATNSDGMILKDLKDHIKDLWEALLKERFIFSFRNSLEISVYRKLETKYRKWFWNFRRAMMETENKLHNKKRE
- the LOC125261624 gene encoding interferon-induced very large GTPase 1-like isoform X1; the encoded protein is MKNSLKPGKIITCQNGQKWSKKMMSVPHLLLETLEGLGSKKLKKFRWLLKHDGLATAADLEKAEEATNTVDLMLDRCEPEGAVMITLKILRNMKENSLAKQLEEKQKAGKNKDIGRAGVQPHQHLQLEKTIQHVFQRLHIEVKNLNKLRDADVLQITVHSLQSHESCAEEELIQTFIQKLLMMNYRARYIHVRDHYEQDQIQQRDSDSFEDEGDIFDEMSLSNKGMSQSDHIHPMDVQMSAFHCADGFLKQLMVTKLSQCQYALPLLVPDPFTQQIEFPLWTFRQIHKSWKIRNTNNEIISQTQQIYKAETPMVFFFRFGSVSSSKSQLMNSLINEKHNTFFHRYCPGSSRTRVLMDGVVEIAWFCPSGKNTDKFSDCVSFCNLHGDAGDHEKQLQILTEMSSVNVVILPRLDRNDRNAAKIQNLYRNRKPLICLFTEDESTVTEMKKGKFKIGLKDRNQSDVSEDLRRAINDCLSKSSSTIRLEDVSKHSDIRVDEEEDEDCRRGRAAAHQMMSLLEKKHLTEIKDSFLPHQGKLWHQWSQKNKKLHRGYKTKMGIFRKYAKMKKIRQQQHESDISEFMKLFIRQINSDTANKTFFLKWLRILLDEYTSADLSALHYKYHKKWSAVLKLKENKSVHLRDEQAELERISEDLQAAAFGLEHIMREIGQIYESCSSVNENKKDLEVHFSSLPILAAEMMISGFPLELMDGDAAHVPLIWISAVLDELIQKLGDQRVFVLSVLGLQSSGKSTMLNAMFGLQFAVSAGRRTRGAFMQLVRVSDEMKTQMNFDYILVVDTEGLRAPELTGRSTRHHDTELATFVVGLGNLTLINIFGENPYEMQDVLQIIVRAFMRMKKVRLNPSCVFVHQNVLDVTAGERNMEGRRRLQEKLDQMTKLAAEDEVCDVECFSDVIRFDVQKDVKYFAQLWEGNPPMAPPNPNYCDNIQELKKTIMSHATNSDGMILKDLKDHIKDLWEALLKERFIFSFRNSLEISVYRKLETKYRKWFWNFRRAMMETENKLHNKKRE
- the LOC125261624 gene encoding interferon-induced very large GTPase 1-like isoform X3, producing MMSVPHLLLETLEGLGSKKLKKFRWLLKHDGLATAADLEKAEEATNTVDLMLDRCEPEGAVMITLKILRNMKENSLAKQLEEKQKAGKNKDIGRAGVQPHQHLQLEKTIQHVFQRLHIEVKNLNKLRDADVLQITVHSLQSHESCAEEELIQTFIQKLLMMNYRARYIHVRDHYEQDQIQQRDSDSFEDEGDIFDEMSLSNKGMSQSDHIHPMDVQMSAFHCADGFLKQLMVTKLSQCQYALPLLVPDPFTQQIEFPLWTFRQIHKSWKIRNTNNEIISQTQQIYKAETPMVFFFRFGSVSSSKSQLMNSLINEKHNTFFHRYCPGSSRTRVLMDGVVEIAWFCPSGKNTDKFSDCVSFCNLHGDAGDHEKQLQILTEMSSVNVVILPRLDRNDRNAAKIQNLYRNRKPLICLFTEDESTVTEMKKGKFKIGLKDRNQSDVSEDLRRAINDCLSKSSSTIRLEDVSKHSDIRVDEEEDEDCRRGRAAAHQMMSLLEKKHLTEIKDSFLPHQGKLWHQWSQKNKKLHRGYKTKMGIFRKYAKMKKIRQQQHESDISEFMKLFIRQINSDTANKTFFLKWLRILLDEYTSADLSALHYKYHKKWSAVLKLKENKSVHLRDEQAELERISEDLQAAAFGLEHIMREIGQIYESCSSVNENKKDLEVHFSSLPILAAEMMISGFPLELMDGDAAHVPLIWISAVLDELIQKLGDQRVFVLSVLGLQSSGKSTMLNAMFGLQFAVSAGRRTRGAFMQLVRVSDEMKTQMNFDYILVVDTEGLRAPELTGRSTRHHDTELATFVVGLGNLTLINIFGENPYEMQDVLQIIVRAFMRMKKVRLNPSCVFVHQNVLDVTAGERNMEGRRRLQEKLDQMTKLAAEDEVCDVECFSDVIRFDVQKDVKYFAQLWEGNPPMAPPNPNYCDNIQELKKTIMSHATNSDGMILKDLKDHIKDLWEALLKERFIFSFRNSLEISVYRKLETKYRKWFWNFRRAMMETENKLHNKKRE